The following is a genomic window from Deltaproteobacteria bacterium.
TGGTGCAGCTGCCGATAAACGCAACATCCACCGGAGTTCCGGTAAGCGGGTTGCCATCTTTCAAAGCCATGTACTCCAGCGCCTCTTGGTGGGTGCTGTTATCCGGCAAAACTGGGATGGATTCCTGAATACCGATTGCTTGTCCTGGGTTGATTCCCCAGGTCACAGTAGGCGTAATCTCCTCACCGGCAAATGTAACTCGGTCGTCAAACTCAGCGTCTGGCCCGGAGGCCAAGCTGTCCCAATAGCTGCACGCCTTGTCCCAATCGTCTCCCGATGGCGAAAACTGACGTTCTTTAAGGTAGTCGTAGGTTTTTTGGTCTGGGTTACAGTAACCAACCCGTGCACCACCCTCGATGGCCATGTTGCAAACGGTCATACGCTCATCCATGCTCATCGAATCGATGACAGCGCCGCAAAACTCATAGGCATAACCAGCGCCGCCATTGACACCAAGCTCCCGGATAACATGTAAAATCACGTCCTTGGCGTAAACACCTGGGTTCAGTGAACCCGTGATTTCCACTCGGCGTACCTTCAAGGGCGACATCGCTAAAGTTTGGGTGGCCAACACATCTCTCACCGTGCTCGTACCAATACCAAAAGCGATGGAGCCAAATGCACCATGCGTTGAGGTGTGAGAATCACCGCAACAGATGGTCATTCCTGGCTGAGTCAGCCCCTGCTCTGGTCCCACGACATGAACGATACCTTGTTTACCGCTATCCATATCGAAGTATTCGATACCAAAGTCTTCGGTATTCTTTTGAAGCGCCACTATCATTTCTTCAGCAAGGCTATCCTTAAAAGGACGGGCCTGGTCGTGCGTGGGGATGATATGGTCAACCGTAGCAAACGTACGGTTTGGGTACTTCACGGGTAAGTTAAGCTCACGCAACATCCCAAAGGCCTGCGGACTTGTCACTTCATGAATG
Proteins encoded in this region:
- the leuC gene encoding 3-isopropylmalate dehydratase large subunit, translating into MTKNLFEKVWQAHTVRTLSDGRTQLFIGLHLIHEVTSPQAFGMLRELNLPVKYPNRTFATVDHIIPTHDQARPFKDSLAEEMIVALQKNTEDFGIEYFDMDSGKQGIVHVVGPEQGLTQPGMTICCGDSHTSTHGAFGSIAFGIGTSTVRDVLATQTLAMSPLKVRRVEITGSLNPGVYAKDVILHVIRELGVNGGAGYAYEFCGAVIDSMSMDERMTVCNMAIEGGARVGYCNPDQKTYDYLKERQFSPSGDDWDKACSYWDSLASGPDAEFDDRVTFAGEEITPTVTWGINPGQAIGIQESIPVLPDNSTHQEALEYMALKDGNPLTGTPVDVAFIGSCTNGRLSDIREVARLVEGHKVHERVKALVVPGSHLIAQEAEKEGLVDIIVGAGFEWRKPGCSMCLAMNPDKLEGDQLCVSSSNRNFKGRQGSTTGRTVLMSPASVAASAIAGKVADVRDVFSMRGEG